A genomic window from Rhizobiaceae bacterium includes:
- a CDS encoding acyl-CoA/acyl-ACP dehydrogenase, translating into MQTIRGQDFVEIRDAIRALCAEFPAEYHRKVDEARAYPEEFVAALTNAGWLAALIPEEYGGAGLGLTEASVIMEEINRSGGNSGACHGQMYNMNTLIRHGSEEQRRKYLPKIATGELRLQSMGVTEPTTGTDTTSIRTTAVRKSDRYVVNGQKVWISRIQHSDLMILLARTTPAEQVRKRSEGLSIFIVDLKEALGNGMTVQPIRNMVNHETNELFFDNLEIPSENLIGEEGQGFKYILTGLNAERTLIAAECIGDGYWFIDRITAYAKERKVFGRPIGQNQGVQFPIAESFIEVEAANLMRSEACRLYDAGLPCGTEANMAKLLAAKASWEAANACLQFHGGFGFAAEYDVERKFRETRLYQVAPISTNLILSYVAEHVLGLPRSY; encoded by the coding sequence ATGCAGACCATACGCGGCCAGGACTTTGTCGAGATTCGCGATGCGATCCGCGCGTTGTGCGCCGAATTTCCCGCCGAATATCACCGCAAGGTCGACGAGGCCCGGGCCTATCCCGAAGAATTTGTCGCCGCGCTGACCAATGCCGGATGGCTGGCGGCGCTGATCCCCGAAGAATATGGCGGCGCGGGACTCGGGCTCACGGAAGCGTCCGTCATCATGGAAGAGATAAACCGCTCGGGCGGCAATTCCGGCGCGTGCCACGGCCAGATGTACAACATGAACACGCTGATCCGGCACGGCTCGGAGGAGCAGCGGCGGAAATATCTCCCGAAAATCGCAACCGGCGAACTGCGTCTTCAATCAATGGGCGTGACCGAGCCGACCACCGGCACGGACACGACCAGCATCAGGACCACGGCGGTCAGGAAAAGCGACCGCTATGTCGTCAACGGCCAGAAGGTCTGGATTTCCCGCATACAGCATTCCGACCTGATGATCCTGCTGGCGCGTACCACGCCCGCCGAGCAGGTCCGCAAAAGGTCCGAGGGACTGTCCATCTTTATCGTCGACCTCAAGGAGGCGCTCGGCAACGGGATGACCGTCCAGCCGATCCGCAACATGGTCAACCACGAGACCAACGAGCTGTTTTTCGACAATCTCGAAATTCCGTCCGAGAACCTGATCGGGGAAGAAGGCCAGGGTTTCAAATATATCCTGACCGGACTGAATGCGGAGCGAACCCTGATCGCCGCCGAATGCATCGGCGACGGCTACTGGTTCATCGACAGGATCACCGCCTATGCCAAGGAAAGAAAGGTGTTCGGTCGTCCCATCGGACAGAACCAGGGCGTCCAGTTCCCGATCGCGGAAAGCTTCATCGAGGTCGAGGCGGCAAACCTCATGCGCTCGGAAGCCTGTCGGCTCTACGATGCGGGGCTTCCCTGCGGCACCGAGGCCAACATGGCAAAGCTCCTGGCAGCGAAGGCCTCGTGGGAAGCCGCCAATGCCTGCCTCCAGTTCCATGGCGGTTTCGGCTTTGCCGCCGAATACGACGTGGAGCGCAAGTTCCGCGAGACCCGCCTCTACCAGGTGGCACCGATCTCGACAAACCTGATCCTCTCCTATGTCGCCGAACATGTGCTCGGCCTGCCGAGATCGTACTGA
- a CDS encoding carboxymuconolactone decarboxylase family protein has protein sequence KIRRATLGDAYVDKALSQADDFTRDLQELVTTYCWGEVWGREGLDRKTRSTINLAMISALNRPHELAAHVRGAVNNGLTRAEIKEILLQVGIYCGVPAMVDSFRIAREILDELDAK, from the coding sequence CAAGATCCGACGCGCCACGCTCGGCGACGCCTATGTGGACAAGGCTCTCTCACAGGCGGATGATTTCACCCGCGACCTGCAGGAACTCGTCACGACCTATTGCTGGGGCGAGGTCTGGGGCCGCGAGGGGCTTGACCGGAAAACGCGCTCCACCATCAATCTCGCCATGATCAGCGCGCTCAATCGTCCGCACGAACTCGCCGCCCATGTGCGCGGTGCGGTCAACAACGGGCTGACAAGGGCCGAAATAAAGGAAATCCTCCTTCAGGTCGGAATCTATTGCGGGGTCCCGGCCATGGTCGACAGTTTCCGCATCGCGCGTGAAATTCTGGACGAGCTGGATGCCAAGTAA
- a CDS encoding N-acyl homoserine lactonase family protein: MPLEHYDVFAIQYAASVRSSREYFFGDDPHDGPAPINYYIWVIRNEARVVVVDTGFDAKRAVARKRDFIRCPTEGLKALGIDAANVETVIVTHLHYDHAGNLDRFPKARFVLQDEEMRFATGRTMRFKSMRAPFELSDIQEMVAHNFAGRVKFVSGTETIAPGIAVHHVPGHSRGLQSVTVTTRRGRLCLAADAAHFYANIALERPFPIFADVSAVLEGHQKVLELAESPDHLIPGHDPLVSDLFPQVAGDPLIRHVSEAPNRTISDILAQP, encoded by the coding sequence ATGCCTCTTGAACACTATGATGTTTTTGCCATCCAGTATGCGGCATCCGTCAGGTCGTCGCGGGAATATTTCTTCGGCGACGACCCGCATGACGGCCCTGCCCCGATAAACTACTACATCTGGGTCATCCGCAACGAGGCACGCGTGGTCGTGGTGGATACCGGCTTCGACGCAAAGCGCGCGGTTGCTCGCAAGCGCGACTTCATCAGGTGCCCGACGGAAGGATTGAAGGCGCTCGGCATCGATGCCGCCAATGTGGAAACGGTCATCGTAACGCATCTGCACTACGACCATGCAGGCAATCTCGATCGCTTTCCGAAGGCACGATTCGTTCTTCAGGACGAGGAAATGCGCTTCGCCACGGGCCGCACGATGCGCTTCAAGTCGATGCGCGCGCCTTTCGAGCTTTCCGATATACAGGAGATGGTTGCGCATAATTTCGCCGGTCGGGTGAAGTTCGTCAGCGGCACCGAAACCATCGCGCCCGGCATTGCCGTGCATCATGTGCCGGGCCACAGCCGGGGCCTCCAGTCGGTCACAGTCACGACCCGGCGCGGCAGGCTATGCCTCGCGGCGGATGCCGCGCATTTCTATGCCAATATCGCGCTGGAGCGGCCATTTCCGATCTTCGCGGACGTATCTGCAGTGCTTGAGGGCCACCAGAAGGTGCTCGAACTTGCGGAAAGCCCGGACCATCTCATACCGGGCCACGATCCGCTGGTCTCGGACCTGTTTCCGCAGGTTGCGGGCGATCCCCTGATCCGTCATGTGTCCGAAGCGCCGAACCGCACCATATCCGACATCCTCGCGCAGCCCTGA
- a CDS encoding AMP-binding protein, which produces MNVGLYVERAARSFGDRTAIAEGGRSTSFLLLEERTNRLAHALIDRGVKLRDRVILILPNSTEWIEADFGIAKTGAVSVPISPHLHENEIAGLAAAADACLLITNVTLHERLQSVIDKLKLPVLLVGSEGENSYEGAVAAGSAEHICVEVDDAVDGRIIRFTSGTTGSPKGVYLTHRNWLTTAYCMLLDRCNMQADDIYVGTSPFVHAAGLWILPSLIRGSTIEVVDKFDPDHILHLIETNRCTVLQLVPTGLRRLLDNPKADALKRETLRAVSYGGAPIDGVTLREATALMGPKLIQGYGLNEAPIVSTLQQQDHRYAVMDGMNWHQPLGRDVTMAEIALLNEDGQPVPDGDVGEIAVRGPMVFLEYWRNPEATSQAMRTGFFWTGDLGLRGDNGILYLAGRSKEIIVTGGYNVSPHEVEAVLLAHDSVHQCAVVGVPDREWGEQVTAFVVLKRNKHATEAELIDFCRKHLTSYKKPKRIDFVTSLPINSNGKVVRRLLRDRASAA; this is translated from the coding sequence ATGAATGTCGGGCTGTATGTCGAACGCGCGGCGCGTTCTTTCGGTGATCGAACGGCCATCGCCGAAGGGGGAAGATCGACGTCGTTTCTCCTCCTTGAAGAGCGCACGAACCGTCTTGCGCACGCGTTGATCGACCGGGGTGTGAAGCTCAGGGACCGGGTTATCCTGATCCTGCCGAACAGCACGGAATGGATCGAGGCGGATTTCGGCATCGCCAAGACCGGCGCCGTCAGCGTGCCCATCAGTCCGCACCTGCATGAGAACGAGATCGCGGGTCTGGCGGCGGCGGCGGACGCGTGCCTGCTCATCACGAACGTGACGCTTCACGAGCGCCTCCAGTCGGTGATCGACAAGCTGAAACTGCCGGTCCTGCTGGTGGGAAGCGAAGGAGAGAACTCATACGAAGGCGCAGTGGCCGCTGGATCGGCAGAACACATCTGCGTGGAGGTGGATGACGCCGTGGACGGCAGGATCATCCGCTTCACCTCCGGCACGACCGGCTCGCCCAAGGGCGTCTATCTCACGCATCGCAACTGGCTGACCACGGCCTATTGCATGCTGCTCGACCGCTGCAACATGCAGGCGGACGACATCTATGTCGGCACCAGCCCGTTCGTCCACGCCGCCGGATTGTGGATATTGCCTTCCCTGATCCGGGGATCGACGATCGAGGTCGTGGACAAGTTCGACCCGGACCACATTCTCCACCTCATCGAGACGAACCGCTGCACCGTGCTGCAACTCGTGCCCACCGGCCTCAGGCGGCTTCTCGACAATCCGAAGGCGGACGCGCTCAAGCGCGAGACCCTGCGCGCCGTCAGCTATGGCGGAGCGCCCATCGATGGCGTCACGCTGCGCGAGGCCACCGCGCTGATGGGGCCGAAACTGATTCAGGGCTATGGGCTGAACGAGGCCCCGATCGTCTCCACCCTGCAACAGCAGGACCACCGCTATGCGGTGATGGACGGCATGAACTGGCACCAGCCGCTGGGGCGGGACGTGACCATGGCGGAAATCGCGCTTCTGAACGAGGACGGTCAACCCGTGCCTGACGGCGATGTGGGCGAGATCGCCGTGCGCGGCCCGATGGTTTTTCTCGAATATTGGCGCAACCCCGAGGCGACGTCGCAGGCCATGCGGACCGGCTTCTTCTGGACGGGCGACCTCGGCCTTCGGGGTGACAACGGCATCCTGTACCTTGCCGGCAGGAGCAAGGAGATTATCGTCACGGGTGGCTACAACGTCTCCCCGCATGAGGTCGAGGCCGTGCTGCTCGCCCATGACAGCGTCCACCAATGCGCCGTGGTCGGGGTGCCCGACCGCGAATGGGGAGAGCAGGTCACCGCATTCGTGGTGCTCAAGCGCAACAAGCATGCCACGGAAGCCGAGCTGATCGATTTTTGCAGAAAGCACCTGACCAGCTACAAGAAGCCGAAGCGCATCGATTTCGTGACGTCGCTGCCGATCAATTCAAACGGCAAGGTCGTCCGTCGGCTTCTGCGTGACAGGGCGAGCGCCGCATAG
- a CDS encoding NAD(P)-dependent oxidoreductase, producing MPSNDRSAAAGDDTVAFVGLGRMGAPMVRCLAKAGYKLRLYDVDRSISDQLAAETGGEAAASLSRLGQDAGIVILMLPNSKIVEQVCLGSEGREGLVDGLGTGGLIIDMSSSNPMATRTLGATLKENGIALVDAPVSGGIRKAVDGTLSIMVGGDDEAACQRATPVLEAMGKTFRTGALGSGHAIKALNNYVSAAGLAAACEAVVVAKSFGLDPALMIDVINASTGRNHSTEIKIKPFVLSGEFRKAGFALDLMTKDVETAADLADRLGLSLPGLDAARQLWKEAAAKLDKGADHTEIFRYIEDAGNGVDA from the coding sequence ATGCCAAGTAACGATCGCAGCGCCGCCGCCGGGGACGATACCGTCGCTTTCGTCGGCCTGGGCAGGATGGGCGCTCCCATGGTCCGCTGCCTTGCCAAAGCGGGCTACAAGCTCCGGCTGTATGATGTCGATCGCAGTATTTCGGACCAGCTCGCCGCTGAAACCGGAGGCGAGGCGGCCGCATCGCTTTCCCGTCTCGGGCAGGACGCCGGAATCGTCATCCTGATGCTGCCCAACTCTAAGATCGTCGAGCAGGTCTGTCTGGGAAGCGAAGGCCGGGAAGGACTGGTTGACGGGCTCGGCACAGGCGGGCTCATCATCGACATGAGTTCTTCGAACCCGATGGCGACACGCACGCTTGGCGCGACGCTCAAGGAAAATGGCATCGCGCTTGTCGACGCGCCGGTTTCGGGCGGCATCAGGAAGGCCGTGGACGGCACGCTGAGCATCATGGTCGGAGGCGACGACGAGGCCGCTTGTCAAAGGGCGACGCCCGTTCTCGAGGCGATGGGAAAAACCTTCCGCACGGGCGCGCTCGGCTCCGGCCACGCCATCAAGGCGCTCAACAACTATGTCTCCGCAGCGGGTCTGGCCGCCGCCTGCGAAGCCGTGGTGGTTGCGAAGTCCTTCGGACTCGATCCGGCCCTGATGATCGACGTGATCAACGCATCGACCGGCCGCAACCATTCGACCGAAATCAAGATAAAGCCTTTTGTCCTGTCAGGAGAATTTCGGAAAGCCGGCTTCGCGCTCGATCTCATGACGAAGGATGTCGAGACCGCCGCCGACCTGGCCGACCGCCTCGGCCTCTCGCTGCCCGGACTCGATGCGGCCAGACAGTTGTGGAAGGAGGCCGCCGCCAAGCTCGACAAGGGGGCCGACCATACGGAGATATTTCGCTATATCGAAGATGCCGGCAACGGGGTCGACGCATAG